The window GACGTCCACCAGCGGGTTTACGTGCAGGTTCCCGTCGCCCGCGTGGCCGAAAATGACGGCAGGCAGCGCATGCCGCTGCAGCATGGCTCTCAACAGGCGGATGTAGTCGGGAAGGCGGTCCACCGGCACCACGCCGTCCTCGATGAACTGCATGGACACACGCCCGCCGGCCATCCTGGCGATCAGGGGGCTGGCGGCGTGCCTCACGTGCCAGAACCGCTCCTGCTGGTGAGGGTCCACGGCCACGGACACGCGGTGCGCCACGCCGGCCATCTCCGCGCGCACCCGCTCCAGTGCATCCGCGACGGCCTCCACCGATTCGCCCGCCATCTCCACGAACAGGATCGCCTCCAGTCCTTCGCCAAGCGGGTAGCCGGGGTCCTCGCCCGACTCGCGCACCAGGTCGATGAACGTGCGGTCGATCATCTCGCACGTGGCGGGGCCCAGCTCCAGGATGCGCAGCACGGCCGCGCCCGCCGCTTCAAGATCCGTGAACTCCACCAGCGACAGCCCACGGTGCGCGGCAATGGGCTCCAGCCGGACCGTCGCGCCCACCACCATCCCCAGCGTCCCCTCACTCCCGACGAGCAGGTCCACCGCATCTCCGGTCTGCAGGTACTCGCGCAACGCGTAGCCCGACGAATTCTTGCGCACCCGCGGCCACGTGCGATCGATCCAATCGCGCCGCGGGCCGATCGCCGCGTCCACACGGGCCAGGCGGGTGCGGGTCTGTTCGTCTGCAGCGACGCCGCGCGTCAGCGTGGACCGGGTGCCATCGTCCCAGACGACGTCCACGGACTGCACCCAGCGTCGGGTGGAGCCGTGGCGGACGGTGTGGGCGCCGCCGGAGTTGTTGGCGATCAGACCACCCATCGTGGCGCGTTCGGCGCTGGACGGGTCCACGGGAAAGTGCAGCCCGTGGCGGCTGGCGGCGGCGTTCACCTCGGCCAGGGTCGCACCGGGCTGCACCAGCATCGTGCGCCTTTCGGTATCCACCTCCCCCACCCGCCGGAAGTGCGTCGCCAGGTCCACCACCACCCCCGGCCCGATGTTCCCGCCCGGCATCCCCGTTCCCGCGCCCCGCGGCACCACGGGCACGCGGTGGTCCCACGCCCAGCGCAGCAGGGCCGAGACATCGTCCGCGTCTACCGGCACGGCGATGGCGGCAGGGACGGAGCGCAGGATCCCGGAGTGCTCGGAGAATTCCGTGCGCCGCGCCTCCTCTACGCAGAACTCGCCCCGGAACGCCGGCGGACGGCCGTCGGGGAGAGACACAGCGGGGGCCTCGAACGGATCACGCATCAGGCGATGGGAACAGGTGTGGATGCGCGGCCCGAAAAGCGGCGCGGGCCTCGTTCAGGCTCTCGGTGTTGGCGCCGCCCCGGTAGTCGGGGTCATCGGATTGCGCGCCGTCGTCCTCCCACCCACAGACGCGGCAGATCTCGTATGTGCCGCGCTCCGCTTCCGAGAGCGTATGGAATCCGCAGCAGTGGCAGGGGTAAAGGACGGGATCGACGGGGATGAGGAGCACCTGCCCGGGCGCGAAGAGGGGCGGCCACCACACGCCGGAGTGCGGATGCAGGCACGGGAAGACGAGCGCGACTTCTTCGGGGTCGTCCGCGCGGGGGCGAACGCTCCCGATGGCGTGGATGGGCTCCTGGAAGCGCGCGCCCCGGGGAGGGCCGGTGGCGACGATCATCCCGGGAGCGAGCTGGCCTGAAACGATCGACCCGTGCACGATCACGCATCCACGCTCGGGGATGTAGAACGCGCCGCCGACCGAAAAACGCGCATCGGCCGTCATCCGCCTCGGAAACGAAAAACGCTCCCCGGCTGGGGAGCGTGCATCGGGCCGGCGGAGGGCGCCATCAGGCACAGGCTGGGCACAGGCCCACGACCTCCACGCGGTAGCCACGCACCTGGAACCCCGCTCCGGCATCGATGTGCGGCAGCAGTTCGTGGG is drawn from Longimicrobium sp. and contains these coding sequences:
- a CDS encoding CPCC family cysteine-rich protein — its product is MTADARFSVGGAFYIPERGCVIVHGSIVSGQLAPGMIVATGPPRGARFQEPIHAIGSVRPRADDPEEVALVFPCLHPHSGVWWPPLFAPGQVLLIPVDPVLYPCHCCGFHTLSEAERGTYEICRVCGWEDDGAQSDDPDYRGGANTESLNEARAAFRAAHPHLFPSPDA
- a CDS encoding FAD-binding oxidoreductase; this encodes MRDPFEAPAVSLPDGRPPAFRGEFCVEEARRTEFSEHSGILRSVPAAIAVPVDADDVSALLRWAWDHRVPVVPRGAGTGMPGGNIGPGVVVDLATHFRRVGEVDTERRTMLVQPGATLAEVNAAASRHGLHFPVDPSSAERATMGGLIANNSGGAHTVRHGSTRRWVQSVDVVWDDGTRSTLTRGVAADEQTRTRLARVDAAIGPRRDWIDRTWPRVRKNSSGYALREYLQTGDAVDLLVGSEGTLGMVVGATVRLEPIAAHRGLSLVEFTDLEAAGAAVLRILELGPATCEMIDRTFIDLVRESGEDPGYPLGEGLEAILFVEMAGESVEAVADALERVRAEMAGVAHRVSVAVDPHQQERFWHVRHAASPLIARMAGGRVSMQFIEDGVVPVDRLPDYIRLLRAMLQRHALPAVIFGHAGDGNLHVNPLVDV